In the Pseudanabaena sp. PCC 7367 genome, one interval contains:
- a CDS encoding bestrophin family protein — protein MNVKHDNWFRQVFQLRGSVIPNVLPRAALCGMFAGVVYICSKYGLTLNTPFLGSFIANIVLGLLLVFRTNTAYERFWEGRKAWGTLVNTTRNLARQIWVSVGEIEPSDRKKKIAALRLLVAFAVSMKLHLRHRSLNAELAALVMPSQFKKLQQMHHPSLEIAFWIGDYMQKQYERGCLAMHQLVSMHDLLAVMVDVLGSCERIQKTPIPIAYAIHLRQLLLIYCLSLPFQLVSEIGWLTIPTTALASFTLMGIEEIGVEIEDPFGCDPNDLPLNAICSTMLRNIEDLISLSSCRSLSTIDASIDYLITLEEPIEQNPYDESGNVSSNGDRPVDNLPSPSQP, from the coding sequence ATGAATGTAAAGCATGACAACTGGTTTCGCCAGGTTTTCCAACTGCGGGGATCGGTTATTCCCAATGTTCTACCCAGGGCAGCTTTGTGCGGCATGTTTGCAGGGGTAGTCTACATCTGCTCTAAGTATGGCTTGACCCTGAACACACCATTTTTGGGTAGTTTTATCGCCAATATTGTGCTGGGTTTGCTATTGGTCTTTCGCACTAATACGGCCTATGAAAGATTTTGGGAGGGACGCAAAGCCTGGGGCACTTTGGTCAATACTACCCGCAACCTGGCTAGGCAAATTTGGGTATCGGTGGGGGAAATTGAACCTAGCGATCGCAAGAAAAAAATTGCCGCCCTGCGATTGTTGGTGGCGTTTGCGGTGTCGATGAAATTGCACCTCCGTCATCGCTCTTTGAATGCAGAGCTGGCCGCCCTAGTTATGCCATCCCAGTTTAAAAAACTGCAACAGATGCATCATCCTTCCCTGGAGATCGCCTTTTGGATTGGCGATTATATGCAAAAACAATATGAGCGGGGGTGTCTGGCGATGCATCAGCTTGTTTCCATGCATGACCTGCTGGCGGTGATGGTGGATGTGTTGGGCTCCTGTGAGCGGATTCAGAAAACCCCGATCCCGATCGCCTATGCAATTCATCTGCGCCAGCTCTTGCTGATTTATTGTTTGTCACTGCCGTTTCAATTGGTGTCTGAAATCGGCTGGTTAACCATTCCCACCACCGCATTGGCTAGTTTTACGCTGATGGGGATCGAAGAAATTGGCGTAGAGATCGAAGATCCCTTTGGTTGCGATCCCAATGATTTACCTCTCAATGCGATCTGCTCGACCATGTTGCGGAATATTGAAGATTTAATTTCGCTGTCTTCCTGTCGCAGCCTTTCCACGATCGATGCCAGCATTGATTACCTGATCACTTTAGAAGAGCCAATCGAACAAAATCCCTATGATGAGTCTGGGAATGTTAGTAGTAATGGCGATCGGCCGGTTGATAATTTGCCTAGTCCATCTCAGCCATAG
- a CDS encoding glycerate kinase — protein MLQIILEQWISNQVLSNYQQNWLCQDMLNVFSDRPTPNRLYDDQLDRQNIGQFLEQRLNLLAAIYPEFQACQRSLGITSNLLEPLWQIWLPLALKIASTRQKYDRPLIQGILGGQGTGKTTLCKFLALILKHLGHNCLSISIDDLYKTYADRQQLQQQDPRLIWRGPPGTHDLELGIALLDQLRAVNDLNPLSQKEQYIAVPQFDKTAFAGAGDRTEPLKINLNQTPIDIVLFEGWMVGVWPWPEADLAEVLRHDPPSPIATTADVQFALDMNRNLQAYLPLWQRLDSLIMLHLVDFNLSKQWRKEAEQKAIAAGKTGMGDREVEQFVNYFWRALHPDLFIKPLAQNPEIVDLVIEVGANHLPIAVY, from the coding sequence ATGCTCCAGATCATTCTTGAACAATGGATTAGCAACCAGGTCTTATCTAACTATCAGCAAAATTGGTTGTGCCAAGATATGCTTAATGTTTTCAGCGATCGCCCCACCCCTAATCGCCTCTACGATGATCAGCTTGATCGGCAAAACATAGGCCAATTCCTTGAACAAAGATTAAATCTACTAGCAGCTATCTACCCAGAATTTCAGGCTTGCCAGCGATCGCTAGGCATCACGTCTAACCTGCTTGAACCACTGTGGCAAATCTGGTTGCCGTTGGCATTGAAAATAGCTAGCACAAGGCAAAAATACGATCGACCTTTGATTCAGGGTATTCTGGGCGGCCAGGGCACAGGCAAAACCACTCTGTGTAAATTCCTGGCTTTGATCTTGAAGCATCTAGGTCATAACTGTTTAAGTATTTCGATCGATGATTTGTATAAAACCTACGCCGATCGCCAGCAGCTACAACAACAAGACCCACGATTGATCTGGCGTGGCCCGCCGGGAACCCACGATCTGGAGTTGGGCATTGCACTTTTAGACCAACTTCGGGCAGTTAATGATCTCAATCCTCTCTCCCAGAAAGAGCAATATATTGCCGTTCCCCAATTTGATAAAACTGCATTTGCTGGCGCAGGCGATCGCACCGAGCCCTTGAAAATTAACCTGAACCAAACACCGATCGACATTGTGTTATTTGAGGGCTGGATGGTGGGGGTATGGCCTTGGCCGGAAGCGGATTTGGCTGAAGTTCTACGACATGATCCACCATCACCGATCGCCACTACTGCCGATGTTCAATTTGCGCTGGATATGAATCGTAATCTGCAAGCATATTTGCCCCTGTGGCAACGGTTGGACAGCTTGATTATGTTGCATTTAGTTGATTTCAACTTAAGTAAGCAATGGCGCAAAGAAGCCGAGCAAAAAGCGATCGCGGCTGGGAAAACTGGTATGGGCGATCGGGAAGTAGAACAATTTGTTAACTACTTCTGGCGAGCATTGCATCCAGATTTGTTTATTAAGCCCCTGGCGCAAAATCCTGAAATAGTCGATCTGGTGATCGAGGTGGGGGCAAATCACTTGCCGATCGCTGTTTATTAG